From a single Capsicum annuum cultivar UCD-10X-F1 chromosome 12, UCD10Xv1.1, whole genome shotgun sequence genomic region:
- the LOC107851333 gene encoding UDP-glucose 4-epimerase GEPI48 gives MSKNILVTGGAGYIGSHTVLQLLLGGYKTVIVDNLDNSSAIAVKRVQELAGQFGSNLYFYNIDLRDKPAVEKLFESNKFDAVIHFAGLKAVGESVQKPLMYYNNNIAGTITLLEVMAERGCKNLVFSSSSTVYGWPKEVPCTEESPISAANPYGRTKLFAEEICRDVYHSDSEWKVILLRYFNPIGAHPSGSIGDDPRGIPNNLMPFVQQVAVGRRPALTVYGTDYPTKDGTAVRDYIHVVDLADGHIAALRKLFDPSTGCEVYNLGTGKGSSVLEVVAAFEKVSGKKIPLVMSGRRPGDAEIVYAATEKAERELNWRAKYGIEDMCRDQWNWASKNPYGYEGSQESK, from the exons ATGTCGAAGAATATACTAGTGACAGGTGGAGCTGGGTACATTGGGAGTCACACGGTGTTACAGTTGCTTCTAGGTGGTTACAAGACTGTCATTGTTGATAATTTGGATAATTCATCTGCCATTGCTGTTAAAAGGGTTCAAGAACTTGCGGGTCAATTTGGTTCTAACCTTTATTTTTACAAT ATTGATCTACGTGACAAGCCTGCAGTTGAAAAGCTTTTCGAGTCTAACAA GTTCGATGCTGTTATCCATTTTGCTGGACTAAAGGCAGTGGGTGAAAGTGTCCAAAAACCTTTGATGTACTATAACAACAATATTGCAGGTACAATTACCTTGTTGGAAGTCATGGCAGAGCGTGGATGCAAAAAT CTTGTGTTCTCATCATCGTCTACTGTCTATGGCTGGCCAAAAGAGGTTCCTTGTACTGAGGAATCTCCCATAAGTGCTGCAAATCCTTATGGAAGGACAAAG CTCTTCGCTGAAGAAATTTGCCGGGATGTCTACCATTCTGACTCTGAATGGAAAGTCATATTGTTGCGGTACTTCAATCCTATTGGTGCACATCCAAGTGGCTCTATTGGTGATGATCCACGTGGAATTCCAAATAACCTCATGCCCTTTGTTCAACAAGTTGCTGTTGGCAGGAGACCAGCACTGACAGTTTATGGAACTGATTATCCAACAAAGGATGGTACAGCG GTACGTGATTACATTCATGTTGTTGATTTAGCGGATGGCCATATTGCTGCTTTGCGGAAGCTGTTTGATCCTTCGACAG GTTGTGAAGTTTACAACCTGGGAACAGGGAAAGGATCGTCAGTCTTAGAAGTGGTGGCAGCATTTGAGAAGGTATCAGGAAAG AAAATTCCACTGGTGATGTCTGGTCGACGACCTGGGGATGCCGAAATTGTATATGCAGCAACAGAGAAAGCAGAACGAGAATTGAATTGGAG GGCAAAATATGGCATTGAAGATATGTGCCGGGATCAGTGGAACTGGGCTAGTAAAAACCCCTACGGCTATGAAGGATCGCAGGAATCAAAGTGA